DNA from Roseomonas gilardii subsp. gilardii:
CCTGCGCCTGCTGGAGCAGTTGGCGCTGCAGGCGGAGGGGCTGCCGCTGCATGTGCTGGCCGACCGCCTGCAGATCCCGCGCAGCGCCGCGCACCGGCTGCTGAACGAGCTGATCCGCGAGGGCTATGTGCGGCAGGAGCGCGAGGGCGGCCCCTACAGCCTGACCATCCGTCTCGTCTCGCTGGGCCTTACCTACCTCGCCCGCAACGGCATCCCGGATGTGGCGCAGCCCATCCTGGACAGCCTGGCACGGCGCAGCGGCGAGCTCTGCCGCCTCGGCATCACCGACACCACCGGCCTGACCTGGGTGGCCAAGGCACAGGGCGCGCGGGACGGGTTGCGCTACGACCCCGATGACGGCGCCCGGGCCATGCTGGCCCCCACCGCCAACGGCCAGGCCTGGCTCGCCAGCATGAGCGACGAGGAAGCCCTGGCCCTGGTGGCGCGGCAGGAGATCGGGAATGGCGGCTTCGGCGACCCGGCCCGGATGGGCCCCGGCGCGCCACGCACGGTGCGGGCCCTGCTGGAACAACTCGCCCAGGCGCGCCGCCAGGGCTACGCCATCATGGTGGAAGGCTCCGCCCCCGGCACCGCCGCCGTGGCCGCGGTGATCCGCCAGCCGGAAAGCGGCGCGGTGATCGGCACGCTGAGCCTCG
Protein-coding regions in this window:
- a CDS encoding IclR family transcriptional regulator, which produces MTAVLDRSLRLLEQLALQAEGLPLHVLADRLQIPRSAAHRLLNELIREGYVRQEREGGPYSLTIRLVSLGLTYLARNGIPDVAQPILDSLARRSGELCRLGITDTTGLTWVAKAQGARDGLRYDPDDGARAMLAPTANGQAWLASMSDEEALALVARQEIGNGGFGDPARMGPGAPRTVRALLEQLAQARRQGYAIMVEGSAPGTAAVAAVIRQPESGAVIGTLSLAGPSVRMMEARLHALAPDLLAAAAEMGEASRASRLFAPRPAPEAGSAAA